The following are encoded together in the Streptomyces sp. NBC_00358 genome:
- a CDS encoding serine hydrolase domain-containing protein, with protein sequence MSRDALAEFVEAKAKELDIPGAAVGVWGEGRELTACHGVTSIDNPLPVDPDTLFVLGSVTKTYTATAIMRLVETGKVELEAPVRRYVPELRLPDKDATAQITILNLLNHTAGLDTRMVFDSGDGDDALAGEVAEMAEVALIGPVGGRASYSQLGYNLLGRVIENVTGQAYEPAVTALVLERVGLANSVFTAGQAITRRFAVGHNLSEGALKVARTWKDTRGNNPGGGLVSSVSDQLRWARFHLGGCDLARRMQEPTVELHGSTLGDAIGLGWFLRDVDGVRTVGHGGSTNGQFANLLLVPERDFAVVAVSNAGPDSGLEFNQAVLRWAIEHYLGVVERDLEPLPYDPHRAQEIIGHYENEFMTLIIDTDGDTMTVECRIKPEIRTASERELPPDMPPAGLGLLPGSGDEYIVTGGGLIGQRGFLTRDADGAITGADLAGRLFNRAPTPAE encoded by the coding sequence ATGTCACGCGATGCGCTGGCGGAGTTCGTCGAGGCGAAGGCCAAGGAGCTCGACATCCCGGGTGCCGCGGTGGGGGTCTGGGGGGAGGGACGGGAGCTGACCGCCTGTCACGGAGTGACGAGCATCGACAACCCGCTGCCCGTCGACCCGGACACGCTCTTCGTGCTGGGCTCGGTCACCAAGACCTACACGGCGACCGCGATCATGCGCCTGGTCGAGACGGGGAAGGTCGAGTTGGAGGCGCCGGTCCGCCGCTACGTTCCCGAACTCCGGCTCCCCGACAAGGACGCGACCGCGCAGATCACCATCCTGAACCTGCTCAACCACACCGCCGGGCTGGACACCCGGATGGTCTTCGACAGCGGAGACGGAGACGACGCGCTGGCCGGTGAGGTGGCCGAGATGGCCGAAGTGGCACTGATCGGTCCGGTCGGCGGTCGTGCCTCCTACAGCCAGCTCGGCTACAACCTACTCGGCCGGGTCATCGAGAACGTCACCGGCCAGGCCTACGAGCCCGCTGTCACCGCACTCGTCCTGGAGCGGGTCGGCCTGGCCAACAGTGTGTTCACCGCCGGACAGGCCATCACCCGCCGGTTCGCCGTGGGCCACAACCTCAGCGAAGGGGCGCTCAAGGTCGCCCGGACATGGAAGGACACGCGCGGCAACAACCCGGGCGGCGGCCTGGTGTCCTCGGTCTCCGACCAACTGCGCTGGGCCCGGTTCCACCTCGGCGGCTGTGACCTGGCGCGGCGAATGCAGGAGCCGACGGTGGAGCTGCACGGCTCCACGCTCGGTGACGCCATCGGCCTCGGCTGGTTCCTGCGCGACGTGGACGGTGTGCGTACCGTCGGGCACGGCGGATCGACCAACGGCCAGTTCGCCAACCTGCTGCTGGTTCCGGAGCGGGACTTCGCCGTCGTGGCGGTGTCCAACGCCGGGCCCGACAGCGGGCTGGAGTTCAATCAGGCCGTGCTCCGCTGGGCAATCGAGCACTACCTCGGCGTGGTCGAGCGCGACCTCGAGCCGCTCCCGTACGACCCGCACCGCGCACAGGAGATCATCGGGCACTACGAGAACGAATTCATGACGCTGATCATCGACACCGACGGTGACACGATGACGGTTGAATGCCGGATCAAGCCGGAGATCCGCACGGCGTCCGAGAGGGAACTGCCACCGGACATGCCGCCGGCCGGGCTCGGCCTGCTCCCCGGAAGCGGCGACGAGTACATCGTCACCGGCGGCGGCTTGATCGGCCAGCGCGGTTTCCTCACCCGCGACGCCGACGGCGCCATCACCGGGGCGGACCTGGCCGGACGGCTCTTCAACCGGGCTCCGACACCCGCCGAGTGA
- a CDS encoding SDR family oxidoreductase translates to MEPVTLITGGSTGIGAATARALLKQGHRVAVTGRDADKLAAFATSAGAGERLLTITGDTSDAHDVASAVRRVVDAWGRLDNVIANAGFSLPGNLESHAPEDMRAMVLTNVLGPALLVRETLPHLRESKGRIVIIGSVAGVRNTPGNLYSVTKWAAHALAENTRLLVAKDGVGVTVIAPGVVDTPFWDERGGTPEATSAMTAEQIADTIVFAVNQPAGVDINHITMRPTGQLG, encoded by the coding sequence ATGGAACCCGTCACGCTGATCACCGGTGGCTCGACCGGAATCGGCGCCGCCACCGCCCGCGCCCTGCTCAAGCAGGGCCACCGCGTGGCCGTCACCGGACGTGACGCAGACAAGCTGGCCGCCTTCGCCACGTCGGCCGGAGCGGGCGAGCGGCTGCTGACGATCACCGGCGACACCAGCGACGCGCACGACGTAGCCTCCGCCGTGCGCCGCGTGGTGGACGCGTGGGGCCGACTGGACAACGTCATCGCCAACGCCGGTTTCTCACTGCCCGGCAACCTGGAGAGCCACGCCCCCGAGGACATGCGTGCCATGGTCCTCACCAACGTCCTGGGCCCGGCCCTGCTGGTGCGGGAGACCCTGCCGCACCTCAGGGAGTCCAAGGGCCGGATCGTGATCATCGGTTCGGTCGCCGGGGTGCGCAACACGCCTGGCAACCTGTACTCGGTCACCAAGTGGGCCGCGCACGCGCTGGCCGAGAACACCCGGCTGCTGGTCGCCAAGGACGGAGTCGGCGTGACTGTCATCGCCCCCGGGGTGGTGGATACCCCGTTCTGGGACGAGCGCGGCGGCACCCCCGAGGCGACGTCGGCGATGACCGCCGAGCAGATCGCGGACACGATCGTGTTCGCCGTCAACCAGCCCGCGGGCGTGGACATCAACCACATCACCATGCGGCCGACCGGACAGCTCGGCTGA
- a CDS encoding TetR/AcrR family transcriptional regulator, with amino-acid sequence MPRNTLTREQILTAAIALLDTEGLEGLNMRALGQRLGSAATAVYWHVGSKDNLIALASDQLWHEITLPDPDLVDWRTAATTMATDLHTMLTRHPWLLQAFGSFLMFGPGKARHDDHLLAIYEAAGFAGAAADQAAAAVFTFVLGSVLGPAAAASLTRKLRREGSSNAEQVISNAKAEARAIAAQFPRLRARLDIHSAHYGAAPENTFQFGLQAMLDGLEGLQHGPTR; translated from the coding sequence ATGCCCCGCAACACGCTGACCCGCGAACAGATCCTCACCGCCGCCATTGCCCTACTGGACACCGAAGGGCTGGAGGGCCTGAACATGCGGGCCCTGGGTCAGCGGTTGGGCTCGGCGGCTACCGCGGTCTACTGGCACGTGGGCAGCAAGGACAACCTCATCGCCCTCGCCAGCGACCAGCTGTGGCACGAGATCACGCTGCCCGACCCTGACCTGGTCGACTGGCGCACGGCAGCCACCACCATGGCCACCGACCTGCATACGATGCTCACCCGCCACCCGTGGCTGCTGCAGGCCTTCGGCTCCTTCCTCATGTTCGGCCCCGGCAAGGCCCGCCACGACGACCACCTCCTCGCCATCTACGAGGCTGCGGGATTCGCCGGCGCCGCAGCCGACCAGGCCGCGGCCGCCGTTTTCACCTTCGTCCTCGGCAGCGTCCTCGGCCCAGCCGCGGCAGCCTCACTTACCCGCAAACTGCGGCGCGAAGGCAGCAGCAACGCCGAACAGGTCATCAGCAACGCCAAGGCCGAAGCCCGCGCGATTGCTGCACAGTTCCCCCGGCTGCGCGCCCGCTTGGACATCCACAGCGCCCACTACGGCGCGGCACCCGAAAACACTTTCCAGTTCGGCCTCCAAGCCATGCTCGACGGGCTGGAAGGGCTGCAACACGGGCCTACTCGGTGA
- a CDS encoding TetR/AcrR family transcriptional regulator, with protein MAKAGGKRSVDPSGNSSSAETRASLIEGAVAALREKGFAGASAREIARRTGCNQALIFYHFGSVAKLHLAALDAVSAARNARYQAMVDDSKNLGDLVQAARSVFDEDLNEGHVTVLVEMIAAAQFTPELRPEVAARIGPWRTFAANSIRDELAGSPAARLLPPDELAHAIVALYLGLEMLANLEGEREPALALFDRARKVASVLDIFKRKKKT; from the coding sequence GTGGCCAAAGCCGGTGGGAAGCGGTCTGTCGACCCGTCAGGGAACTCCAGTTCGGCGGAGACACGGGCGTCGCTGATCGAAGGCGCGGTAGCCGCCTTGCGCGAGAAGGGATTCGCCGGGGCCAGCGCGCGTGAGATCGCTCGGCGCACGGGCTGCAATCAGGCGCTGATCTTCTATCACTTCGGTTCGGTCGCCAAGCTGCACCTGGCCGCCCTGGACGCGGTCAGCGCTGCGCGCAACGCGCGCTATCAGGCGATGGTCGACGATTCCAAGAACCTCGGGGACTTGGTTCAGGCCGCCAGGTCGGTCTTCGACGAGGACCTGAACGAGGGGCACGTGACCGTGCTCGTCGAGATGATCGCGGCTGCCCAGTTCACCCCGGAACTCCGCCCGGAAGTCGCGGCCCGGATCGGCCCGTGGCGCACGTTCGCCGCGAACAGCATCCGCGACGAACTCGCGGGCTCGCCGGCCGCTCGACTGCTGCCGCCCGACGAACTCGCCCACGCGATCGTAGCCCTGTACCTGGGCCTGGAGATGCTCGCGAATCTCGAAGGGGAACGCGAGCCCGCCCTGGCCCTGTTCGACCGTGCCAGGAAAGTCGCCTCCGTCCTCGACATCTTCAAGCGAAAGAAGAAGACATGA
- a CDS encoding IS110 family transposase, whose amino-acid sequence MSAKSGGSAQPAAPVPGGSRDTRSTTRATADQVHIRRDLRPLRTGDETVADLKILTGRRMNLVADRTRSVNRCRDRLTSNFPCLKRALDLTKTAQPSHPADRLPDLGPAGLPPRRTVSY is encoded by the coding sequence CTGTCCGCGAAAAGTGGGGGCTCGGCGCAGCCTGCCGCTCCGGTTCCAGGTGGGTCCCGTGACACCCGATCCACCACGCGGGCGACGGCCGACCAGGTCCACATTCGCCGTGACCTGCGCCCTTTACGCACAGGCGACGAGACCGTCGCAGATCTCAAGATCCTCACGGGCCGTCGCATGAACCTGGTCGCCGACCGAACCCGCAGCGTCAACCGCTGCCGAGATCGGCTCACCAGCAACTTTCCCTGCCTGAAACGGGCGTTGGACCTCACCAAAACCGCCCAGCCCTCTCACCCTGCTGACCGGCTGCCAGACTTGGGTCCTGCGGGCCTTCCTCCGCGACGGACGGTGTCCTATTAG
- a CDS encoding transposase family protein, translated as MHAWARSAGAECPHCGSASDRVHGRYLRRLTDVAVGGASVVIELLVRRFKCRNPGCRAVTFAEQIAGLTSPHARYTPLVHGQLTSIALALAGRASARLAGVLGLRVAKDTLLRLVRTTPEEPVGEIRVLGADRADWPGGCGRGGFVRRGSTPGSAPGGRSGRSMRRPSRGGRADLPAGGAADVGGPVAAVLADVRPRAGGPTSHASYLSAAAASPDRLSLLKVTGREERAVGGPWRSHRAGHAAARRQQQRVRGGLDRRCSTRGRPVAARGMSGASNSYS; from the coding sequence ATGCATGCGTGGGCCCGCTCGGCGGGTGCGGAGTGTCCGCATTGCGGTAGTGCGTCGGACCGGGTGCACGGCCGGTATCTGCGGCGCCTCACGGATGTCGCGGTCGGTGGCGCCAGCGTGGTGATCGAGTTGCTCGTGCGGCGGTTCAAGTGCCGGAACCCGGGGTGCCGGGCGGTGACTTTCGCCGAGCAGATCGCGGGGCTGACGAGCCCGCACGCCCGCTACACACCACTGGTGCATGGGCAGTTGACCTCGATCGCTCTCGCGCTGGCCGGCCGCGCGAGTGCCCGTCTGGCAGGGGTGCTGGGCCTGCGTGTTGCCAAGGACACCCTGTTACGTCTGGTCCGCACCACGCCGGAAGAACCCGTCGGAGAGATTCGCGTGCTCGGAGCAGACCGGGCCGATTGGCCCGGCGGGTGTGGACGCGGCGGGTTCGTCCGCCGCGGCAGCACTCCTGGGTCGGCCCCGGGCGGCAGGTCCGGCAGGTCCATGCGCCGTCCGTCCCGCGGTGGCAGGGCGGACTTGCCCGCAGGTGGAGCAGCAGATGTTGGTGGGCCCGTTGCAGCAGTCCTCGCAGATGTCCGGCCGCGAGCCGGTGGCCCGACGAGCCATGCGTCGTACTTGTCCGCAGCGGCCGCATCGCCTGACCGGCTGTCTTTGCTGAAGGTGACAGGACGCGAAGAGCGGGCCGTCGGGGGCCCATGGCGAAGTCACCGAGCTGGACACGCGGCCGCCCGTCGGCAGCAACAGCGAGTTCGGGGCGGGCTGGATCGGCGGTGCTCCACGCGCGGTCGGCCTGTCGCGGCCCGCGGTATGAGTGGAGCGAGCAACTCCTATTCCTGA